From the genome of Solibacillus sp. FSL H8-0538:
TCCTATTATTTTAGTTTATTAACCACGTAGCTCGTAAGCTTCTGGTTTTTGTGCTGCGTGTGGGTGCTCTGTGCCAGTATAAACGTTTAATTTAGTAAACATTTTACGACCTAAAGAGTTTTTAGGAAGCATCCCTTTGATTGCTAACTCAAGCATTTGAGTTGGGTATTTCGCTTTCATTTCGCCAGCTGTACGTTGTTTTAAACCACCAGCGAATTGAGTATGACGGTAGTAAATTTTACCTTCTAATTTGTTACCAGTTAAATGAATTTTCTCCGCGTTGATGATGATAACGTGATCACCTGTGTCAACGTTTGGTGTGAAAGTTGGTTTATGTTTACCGCGTAAGATAGAAGCTACTTCAGAAGCTAAACGTCCAAGAGTTTGGCCTTCTGCGTCGATTACTAACCACTTACGGTCTACTTCGTGGCCTTTAGCCATGAAAGTTGTGCGCATGTTTGTATCCTCCTAATCGATATTAATTACCGTTATTTTTCATTATTCTTCACTTATAAGTTTCGGGGCTTATTATGTGGTGGTAATGAAAATACCATACATCATCATATAATGTATCCTATCTAAAGTCAAGGGATTTAATTGAACACCTGGAGATGTTGTTAAACCCATATAAATCACGCTTTAGCCTATTTTCGTCTTAACTTTAAACGTAATTGCTTTAAAAAAAATTGTGATTACTATGTCAAAATTGGCTGCTAATATTTAGTAGCGGCCTTCTTCATAAAACACTTTTTCTAAGTACAAGCCATGTGCTGGCGCGGTTTTCCCAGCATTGTTGCGATTTTTAGATGCAATCACCTGTGGAATACTTTTCGCTTCACACTTGCCCATGCCAACTTCCCAAAGTGTCCCTGCAATGATACGCACCATATTGTATAAGAAACCATTGCCTTCAATCGTCATATGCAGCTCTTCACCATGCCACTCAAACTGTAGCGCATACACTGTACGGACTTTATCAATCACACTTGTATTGGCCGCACAGAAGCTAGAAAAATCATGCTCGCCTAAAATTGCACCGGCTGCCTCACGCATTGCTTCAATATTCGGTTTCACCCCGTTTGTCTCCACTGTATAGTGACGACGGAACGGACTTTGGACCGGCGCGCAGTCCCAAATATAACGGTAGCGCTTACCGCTCACATGATAGCGCGCATGAAAGTCCGGTGGTACTTCTTCAATCGTGTGCACGCGAATATCACGTGGCAGTTGCACATTGAGCGCTTTCATATATTTTTCAAGTGGAATCGCTAACGGCGTATCAAAATGAATCGTTTGCCCGGTCGCATGTACACGTGCATCTGTACGACCACTTGCTGTAATCTTTACAAGTGCCCCCTTATGCATGACCTCGAGCACCTTTTCAATTTCAAGCTGTACGGTACGTTCCCCTGGCTGTACTTGATAGCCAGAAAAGGCTGTACCATCATAGCTAATCTTTGCCTTTAAACGTCTCATAACAATCTCCTTAGTTAACTACGATAGAAGAACAGTAATGCGCCCATTGCTGCAAGACCTACTAAACTAATCGTATCTTTCACGTCCCATTTCAGCTGACGATAACGCGTACGCCCTTCGCCGCCTCGATAGCCGCGCACTTCCATCGCCGTCGCTAAATCTTCAGCGCGTTTAAACGCACTAACGAATAGCGGCACGAGCAATGGTACGACGGCTTTAAGACGATCCTTAATTGGACCTGCACTCAAATCCGAGCCACGAGCCATTTGAGCTTTCATAATTTTATCTGTCTCATCCATTAAGGTTGGAATGAAGCGCAGTGAGATGGACATCATCAGCGCCAGCTCATGTACAGGTAGTTTAATCTTCTTGAATGGATTTAGTAATG
Proteins encoded in this window:
- the truA gene encoding tRNA pseudouridine(38-40) synthase TruA, which translates into the protein MRRLKAKISYDGTAFSGYQVQPGERTVQLEIEKVLEVMHKGALVKITASGRTDARVHATGQTIHFDTPLAIPLEKYMKALNVQLPRDIRVHTIEEVPPDFHARYHVSGKRYRYIWDCAPVQSPFRRHYTVETNGVKPNIEAMREAAGAILGEHDFSSFCAANTSVIDKVRTVYALQFEWHGEELHMTIEGNGFLYNMVRIIAGTLWEVGMGKCEAKSIPQVIASKNRNNAGKTAPAHGLYLEKVFYEEGRY
- the rplM gene encoding 50S ribosomal protein L13; its protein translation is MRTTFMAKGHEVDRKWLVIDAEGQTLGRLASEVASILRGKHKPTFTPNVDTGDHVIIINAEKIHLTGNKLEGKIYYRHTQFAGGLKQRTAGEMKAKYPTQMLELAIKGMLPKNSLGRKMFTKLNVYTGTEHPHAAQKPEAYELRG